A genomic window from Anopheles ziemanni chromosome X, idAnoZiCoDA_A2_x.2, whole genome shotgun sequence includes:
- the LOC131290647 gene encoding potassium voltage-gated channel protein Shaker: MAAVAGLYGLGDDSRHQRQRRQQAQQANQEKNDKTPDGLSEPSLPKLSSQDEEGGAAHGFGGGHTHFEPIPHDHDFCERVVINVSGLRFETQLRTLNQFPDTLLGDPDRRLRYFDPLRNEYFFDRNRPSFDAILYYYQSGGRLRRPVNVPLDVFSEEIKFYELGEQATNKFREDEGFIKEEEKPLPSNENQRKVWLLFEYPESSQAARVVAIISVFVILLSIVIFCLETLPEFKHYKVFNTTTNGTKIEEDEVPDITDPFFLIETICIIWFTFELSVRFLACPNKLNFFRDVMNIIDIIAIIPYFITLATVVAEEEDTLNLPKAPVSPQDKSTNQAMSLAILRVIRLVRVFRIFKLSRHSKGLQILGRTLKASMRELGLLIFFLFIGVVLFSSAVYFAEAGTEMSFFKSIPDAFWWAVVTMTTVGYGDMRPVGVWGKIVGSLCAIAGVLTIALPVPVIVSNFNYFYHRETDQEEMQSQNFNHVTSCPYLPGTLGQHLKKTSLSESSSDMMDLEDGVEATSGLLGEQNRMVPFLGAHLTDKHQLQQQQQNCCKQPSNGGGGLGGIGGGGGGVIGDIGSGLGGVGGGGGGGGGGGGVVGGAVSGVAIGCGVSAEGVGVGSIVGANNLQQRHNSALAVSIETDV, encoded by the exons GTCTCTACCCAAGTTGAGCAGTCAGGATGAAGAAGGGGGGGCGGCGCACGGATTTGGGGGAGGTCATACTCATTTTGAACCCATACCACACGATCATGATTTCTGCGAGAGAGTTGTAATTAAC GTCAGTGGTTTGAGGTTCGAAACACAGCTGCGGACGCTAAATCAATTTCCCGATACTCTGCTAGGCGACCCAGATCGAAGGCTAAGATATTTCGATCCCTTGCGGAATGAGTATTTTTTTGATCGAAATCGACCGAGCTTTGATGCCATTTTGTACTATTATCAAAGCG GCGGTCGGTTACGGAGACCAGTCAACGTACCTTTAGATGTATTTAGCGAAGAAATTAAGTTTTATGAATTAGGCGAACAAGCAACTAATAAATTTAG AGAGGATGAAGGTTTTATCAAAGAGGAGGAGAAACCTTTGCcatcaaatgaaaatcaaagaaaGGTTTGGTTATTATTTGAATACCCCGAGAGTTCGCAAGCGGCCAGAGTTGTAGCCATAATTAGCGTATTTGTTATACTTTTATCAATTGTTATATTTTGTCTAGAAACATTACCCGAATTTAAGCATTATAAG GTGTTCAATACAACTACAAATGGCACAAAAATCGAGGAGGACGAAGTGCCCGACATAACAGATCCATTCTTCCTCATTGAGACGATATGTATAATATGGTTTACGTTTGAACTTAGTGTCAG GTTCCTAGCTTgtccaaacaaattaaatttcttcaGGGATGTTATGAACATTATCGACATAATCGCTATCATTCCTTATTTCATAACTTTAGCAACTGTAGTTGCCGAAGAAGAGGATACATTAAACCTTCCTAAGGCGCCAGTCAGTCCTCAG GACAAGTCAACCAATCAGGCTATGTCCTTAGCAATATTGCGGGTGATACGATTAGTGCGAGTGTTtcgaatatttaaattatcaaGGCATTCGAAAGGATTACAAATTCTGGGCAGAACATTAAAAGCATCCATGCGAGAGTTAGGTTTActgatttttttcttgttcataG GTGTTGTTCTTTTCTCGTCGGCTGTGTACTTTGCCGAGGCTGGCACAGAAATGTCCTTTTTCAAATCGATACCGGACGCTTTCTGGTGGGCGGTCGTCACGATGACCACTGTTGGCTACGGCGACATGAG ACCGGTCGGTGTTTGGGGCAAGATCGTCGGATCACTGTGCGCGATTGCCGGTGTGTTAACCATCGCACTACCCGTTCCTGTTATCGTGAGCAACTTCAACTATTTCTATCACCGTGAGACCGATCAGGAGGAAATGCAGAGTCAGAACTTCAACCACGTAACCAGCTGTCCTTATCTTCCTGGCACCTTAG GCCAACATCTTAAGAAAACTTCCCTCTCCGAATCTTCATCCGACATGATGGACCTGGAGGATGGGGTTGAGGCAACATCTGGCCTACTAGGTGAACAAAATCGTATGGTTCCATTTTTAGGAGCTCATCTTACCGATAAACACcaattgcagcagcagcaacaaaactGCTGTAAACAACCATCTAACGGTGGCGGTGGTTTAGGTGGTattggcggtggtggtggtggagttaTCGGTGATATTGGCAGTGGTCTCGGCGGCgtcggaggtggtggtggtggcggcggcggcggcggcggcgttgTTGGTGGTGCAGTGAGTGGCGTCGCCATCGGTTGTGGTGTCAGTGCCGAGGGTGTCGGTGTCGGCAGCATCGTTGGAGCAAATAATTTACAACAACGCCATAATAGCGCTTTAGCTGTTAGTATCGAAACCGATGTCTGA